One part of the Tunicatimonas pelagia genome encodes these proteins:
- a CDS encoding CHRD domain-containing protein has translation MTTLKFRRSILFLSFISLFLVFSACDEDEGFTPPTPDNTPSKVYFFNAVNGADLAGYIEFSPNDDNTVDAEIVLSGTEPGNTHPAAIRANSAVEGGDITVELEAIEGATGRSLTTLSNFNYEQILTLDNYVSVQLSESDQTVVAQADIGTNELSGESKEYALALRDNSGTTGALLLEQRNSGETLATITLDSVQNLTDGASHPAHIHNNTALETGGIAFTFTPVSGTTGMSMTHIATLDDGTAITYEQLLDFDGYVNVHESMENLATLIVQGDIGANELTGDEVTYPLMTQDVDGIMGEATFEKRQNGETVATLSLEGTPEGGEHPAHIHFNTAAEGGGVAVSFTPVNGTTGMSMTNIAATDDGTAITYDSLLNYDGYINVHLSAEDLATIVAQGDMGQNALTGETITYVLDSVAMPDIKGEAIFSQRNNGTTLVELTLQNTIEGGTHPAHIHANTAAEGGGIVIDLNDVDGTTGMSRTQVAAFDDGTPVTYEGLLDYDGYINVHISDDDLPTIVAQGDIGANALTGNSVTYNLGEVAGSGVSGTATFAERKDGSSRVTLVLSGTPTDGNHPARIHFNSVEEKGNVAIELSNVSGASGISQTSVMAQNNNVTISYDELIQFDGHINVHPSPDDLTTIVAQGDIGANAPE, from the coding sequence ATGACTACACTCAAATTCAGAAGAAGTATTCTTTTCCTTTCTTTCATCTCACTTTTTCTTGTCTTCTCTGCCTGTGATGAAGATGAGGGTTTTACCCCACCTACGCCAGACAATACTCCCAGCAAAGTCTATTTTTTTAATGCGGTGAATGGTGCTGACCTAGCTGGGTACATTGAGTTTTCACCTAATGACGATAATACTGTAGATGCAGAAATAGTTTTATCCGGAACTGAGCCGGGTAACACGCATCCAGCAGCGATTCGAGCCAACTCAGCCGTTGAAGGAGGCGATATTACAGTAGAACTTGAAGCAATTGAGGGTGCTACGGGACGTAGCCTAACTACCCTTAGCAACTTTAACTACGAACAAATACTTACACTTGATAACTACGTAAGCGTTCAGCTAAGCGAAAGTGATCAAACGGTAGTCGCCCAAGCTGATATTGGAACTAATGAACTGAGTGGAGAGTCTAAAGAATACGCGCTGGCTCTTCGTGATAATTCGGGCACAACCGGAGCGTTATTGCTAGAGCAACGCAATAGTGGCGAAACCCTCGCTACCATTACACTAGATAGTGTACAAAACCTTACCGACGGGGCCAGCCATCCTGCCCATATTCACAATAATACCGCGCTAGAAACTGGTGGAATTGCGTTTACCTTTACTCCCGTAAGTGGCACCACCGGAATGAGTATGACACATATTGCCACTTTAGATGATGGTACGGCGATTACTTACGAACAATTACTAGACTTTGATGGCTACGTAAACGTGCACGAAAGCATGGAGAATTTAGCAACGCTAATTGTACAAGGTGACATTGGTGCCAACGAACTTACTGGCGATGAAGTAACCTACCCGTTAATGACCCAAGACGTAGATGGAATTATGGGTGAAGCCACCTTCGAAAAACGACAAAACGGCGAAACCGTGGCTACCCTTTCTCTAGAAGGAACTCCGGAAGGAGGGGAACACCCCGCTCATATCCATTTCAATACGGCAGCCGAAGGAGGAGGGGTTGCGGTGAGCTTTACCCCGGTAAACGGTACTACCGGAATGAGTATGACTAACATTGCCGCCACTGATGATGGTACGGCCATTACCTATGATTCATTACTAAATTACGATGGCTATATCAATGTACACCTCAGTGCCGAAGACTTAGCCACTATTGTAGCTCAAGGTGATATGGGTCAGAACGCTCTGACCGGGGAGACCATAACGTACGTACTAGATTCAGTAGCAATGCCAGATATTAAAGGAGAAGCCATATTCTCCCAACGAAACAATGGCACTACGCTAGTAGAATTAACGTTACAGAATACAATTGAGGGGGGAACACATCCGGCGCATATTCACGCTAATACCGCGGCTGAAGGAGGAGGTATTGTTATTGATTTGAATGATGTAGATGGTACCACCGGCATGAGCCGTACCCAAGTGGCTGCTTTTGACGATGGCACCCCGGTTACTTACGAAGGATTGCTAGACTACGATGGTTATATTAATGTCCACATTAGTGACGATGATCTGCCTACTATTGTTGCTCAGGGCGATATTGGAGCTAATGCCTTAACTGGTAATTCAGTTACGTACAACCTAGGTGAGGTAGCTGGGTCAGGAGTGAGCGGAACGGCTACTTTTGCCGAGCGCAAAGACGGAAGCTCGCGAGTAACCCTCGTTTTATCAGGTACACCTACCGATGGAAATCACCCGGCGCGCATCCATTTTAACTCAGTAGAAGAAAAAGGCAATGTCGCAATTGAGCTTAGTAATGTCAGTGGCGCATCAGGAATCAGCCAAACTTCGGTGATGGCTCAAAATAATAATGTGACTATATCTTATGATGAACTCATTCAGTTCGATGGTCACATTAATGTGCATCCAAGCCCTGATGATTTGACTACGATAGTTGCTCAAGGAGACATCGGAGCTAATGCACCGGAGTAG
- a CDS encoding tetratricopeptide repeat protein, producing the protein MRMILTITVLSIATSLGWAQRSLSINNPEVERLIKQNIQHLYNTDVAKSKQLNRRIRTLLPNHPVNPLLEALTVRAAHHPIEPESQAMEQLKKHLYQTVEAAEVLLEQDEDDPEATFFTMAGYGLLSLYENETGNYMKAVSRAKEAYGSLKAGMDMKEEFVEFYFSTGLYNYYREKYPEIHPIYKPFTWFFKSGDKALGLEQIKKSHRESTFMRAEAADYLTHIYLHYENDAQQGLKYARILTDRYPDNPYFTTNFVDAALTVGTYQGLDASIRRLLQHDRSYYRMGGHVFQGMLLEKRDQDFAGAERQYIKSLEVGTALKSDESEHYRSCAYAGLARIAHQRQKYAQARKLYEKALASAQYEIVEKEAKAYLN; encoded by the coding sequence ATGAGAATGATCCTTACGATAACCGTGCTAAGTATAGCTACTAGTCTAGGTTGGGCGCAGCGTTCACTTTCTATTAATAATCCGGAAGTAGAGCGGTTAATTAAGCAAAACATTCAACATTTGTATAATACGGATGTAGCGAAGAGTAAGCAGCTAAATCGTCGTATTCGTACGTTATTGCCTAACCACCCGGTAAACCCACTGTTGGAGGCACTTACCGTGCGAGCGGCTCATCATCCCATAGAACCTGAGAGTCAGGCAATGGAGCAATTAAAGAAGCATCTTTATCAGACAGTGGAGGCAGCGGAGGTGCTATTGGAACAAGATGAGGATGATCCTGAAGCTACTTTCTTTACAATGGCCGGGTACGGCTTGCTATCGTTGTATGAAAATGAAACCGGAAACTATATGAAAGCAGTTTCCCGGGCTAAAGAAGCCTACGGTTCACTGAAAGCTGGTATGGATATGAAAGAGGAGTTTGTGGAGTTCTACTTTTCTACCGGTTTGTATAACTACTACCGAGAAAAATATCCGGAAATTCATCCGATTTACAAACCTTTTACTTGGTTTTTCAAGAGTGGCGATAAGGCACTGGGGCTGGAACAAATAAAAAAGTCGCATCGAGAATCTACGTTTATGCGAGCCGAAGCAGCCGATTATCTGACCCACATTTATTTGCACTACGAGAACGATGCTCAGCAAGGACTTAAGTACGCTCGTATACTCACCGACAGGTATCCGGATAACCCCTATTTTACCACTAACTTTGTGGATGCTGCGCTTACCGTTGGCACGTACCAGGGGCTCGATGCTTCTATTCGCCGACTGTTACAACATGATCGCTCGTATTACCGGATGGGAGGACATGTTTTTCAGGGGATGCTGCTAGAGAAACGAGACCAGGATTTTGCTGGGGCAGAGCGACAATATATTAAAAGTCTGGAAGTAGGCACTGCACTTAAGAGCGATGAGTCTGAGCATTACCGTAGCTGTGCTTACGCCGGACTAGCCCGTATTGCCCACCAGCGGCAAAAGTATGCTCAAGCTCGAAAATTGTACGAAAAAGCGCTCGCTTCGGCTCAGTACGAAATAGTAGAGAAAGAAGCAAAAGCGTATCTGAATTAG
- a CDS encoding protein-disulfide reductase DsbD family protein: MLIRFISCLFFLSFVLANSQLASGQILQPATWQLAWSKEEVKVGEEIDIIFRVTIDRDWYLYSTDFDPDLGPMVTEFTFAPNKSYELVGEVQPIGAKEKYDELWEGNYTYFTEKAELRQTIKILDATLNKASGSYSYQVCNDIDGQCIPFDDEFSLTVPLAGKAQSSAEGTNSDVAQPVLSSNLNSNPRESTTPYTLITFFFIAFLAGLAALLTPCVFPMIPMTVTFFTGGNTSNAAAIRKAIIYGLSIVAIYTVVGTLVSVIFGPTFANWLSTHWLPNLFFFAIFIFFALSFLGLFEITLPSALVNKVDQQADRGGYYGIFFMAFTLVLVSFSCTGPIVGSVLVESAGGQFAKPIVGMLGFSLAFAIPFALFAAFPQWLNSLPKSGGWLNSVKVVLGFLELALALKFLSVADQVYHWNLLDREVYLTLWIVIFSLMGFYLLGKLRLPHDSRLETISVPRLMLAIATFSFVVYLIPGLFGAPLKALAGYLPPMHTHDFNMPLLVAQQQSASGGNAALVRNEETLCEEPKYSDLLHIPHGIRGYFDYEQALACARAQNKPLFVDFTGHGCVNCREMEARVWSDPAVLRRLKEEFVVVALYVDEKTELSEADWYTSEYDNKVKKTIGKQNADLQIRRFNNNAQPYYVLLNSKGELLAEPKAYDLRVANFVDFLELGKQRFAAGETVDDNALAKK, encoded by the coding sequence ATGCTCATCCGATTCATTTCTTGCCTCTTTTTCCTATCATTTGTTTTAGCTAATAGCCAACTGGCTTCCGGTCAAATTCTACAGCCAGCTACTTGGCAGCTAGCTTGGTCAAAAGAAGAAGTGAAGGTTGGGGAAGAGATTGACATAATTTTTCGGGTCACCATTGACAGAGACTGGTACCTTTATTCTACCGACTTTGATCCTGACTTAGGACCAATGGTTACGGAGTTTACCTTCGCGCCTAACAAAAGCTATGAGCTAGTTGGTGAGGTTCAACCGATCGGGGCCAAAGAAAAGTACGACGAACTTTGGGAAGGAAATTACACTTACTTTACTGAGAAGGCTGAACTTCGGCAGACCATTAAAATACTGGATGCAACTTTGAATAAAGCTAGCGGCTCGTACAGCTATCAGGTGTGCAATGATATAGACGGGCAGTGTATTCCCTTTGATGATGAATTTTCTCTGACCGTACCTTTGGCCGGAAAGGCTCAATCTTCTGCGGAAGGCACTAATTCTGATGTTGCCCAGCCAGTACTTAGTAGCAATCTGAACAGTAACCCCCGAGAATCTACCACTCCGTATACGCTGATTACTTTCTTTTTTATCGCTTTCTTAGCTGGGCTGGCTGCTCTGCTTACTCCCTGCGTATTCCCGATGATTCCGATGACCGTAACTTTTTTCACCGGGGGCAACACCAGTAATGCTGCTGCTATCCGCAAGGCTATTATTTACGGGTTGTCTATCGTGGCTATTTACACTGTAGTCGGTACGCTGGTTTCGGTAATCTTTGGCCCTACCTTCGCCAATTGGCTTAGCACTCATTGGCTGCCGAACTTATTCTTCTTTGCAATATTTATCTTCTTTGCCTTATCTTTCTTAGGGCTATTTGAAATTACCCTACCCAGTGCATTGGTCAATAAGGTAGACCAGCAGGCTGATCGGGGCGGTTATTACGGCATTTTCTTCATGGCGTTTACGCTAGTATTGGTTTCCTTTTCTTGTACCGGCCCTATTGTGGGCAGTGTGCTGGTAGAATCGGCCGGGGGGCAGTTTGCCAAACCAATTGTGGGTATGCTTGGGTTTTCTCTCGCATTCGCCATTCCTTTTGCATTATTTGCTGCCTTTCCGCAGTGGCTAAATAGTTTGCCTAAATCGGGTGGTTGGCTGAATTCGGTAAAGGTAGTGCTGGGTTTTTTGGAATTAGCCTTAGCCCTGAAATTTTTAAGCGTAGCTGACCAGGTGTATCACTGGAACCTACTAGACCGGGAAGTATATCTAACGCTATGGATCGTTATTTTTTCTCTGATGGGTTTTTATCTGCTAGGAAAACTGAGACTCCCACACGATAGTAGGCTAGAAACAATTTCGGTACCCCGGTTAATGCTGGCTATTGCTACTTTTTCGTTTGTAGTGTATTTGATTCCCGGACTGTTTGGTGCTCCGTTGAAAGCGTTAGCAGGCTATCTTCCACCTATGCACACCCACGATTTCAATATGCCGTTACTCGTTGCCCAGCAGCAATCGGCAAGCGGTGGTAATGCTGCTCTGGTGCGTAACGAAGAAACACTGTGCGAAGAACCCAAGTACAGTGATCTGTTGCATATTCCTCATGGTATTCGGGGCTACTTTGATTATGAACAAGCACTGGCTTGTGCTCGAGCGCAAAACAAGCCACTGTTTGTGGATTTCACCGGACACGGTTGTGTGAACTGCCGGGAGATGGAAGCCCGCGTCTGGTCTGACCCCGCAGTGCTACGGCGACTGAAAGAAGAGTTTGTGGTAGTGGCTCTGTACGTAGACGAAAAAACTGAGTTGTCCGAAGCAGATTGGTATACCTCTGAGTACGATAACAAAGTAAAAAAAACCATTGGTAAGCAGAACGCTGATTTACAGATTCGCCGATTCAATAATAATGCTCAGCCCTACTACGTACTGCTCAACAGTAAAGGAGAGTTACTAGCCGAACCCAAAGCTTACGATTTAAGGGTAGCCAACTTTGTGGATTTTCTGGAACTGGGTAAGCAACGCTTTGCGGCGGGAGAAACCGTAGACGATAATGCTTTGGCAAAAAAATAA
- a CDS encoding MFS transporter, with amino-acid sequence MRSHRRTLFLLFTANGISGFAQGITMLAVPWYFAQQSMSSQFNLLYGIITFVTLLWGLTAGTIVDRFNRKNVFLLTNTAEATILLLVASYGFFAGELSTWLIVGVFATTIFGFYLHYPNLYAFAHEISSEGEYTKVTSAIEIVGQSTNVLAGAFAALLLEGLSWHPELTLLGQTYHFSLTIEAWSMHKIFLMDGITYLLSIGLISLIHYIPRFEDKIERGSFIKRLRSGFRYLRQHPAIFRFGFFSHSIFVIMLVQLHALMPLYVSQYLGAGGHVFGGAEVLYGLGALSAGIGVGRLFRAVHPVLTIAVMMAITTGALLLSATTQSVGIFLGVSLLIGFTNAGTRVIRLAFLFKYIPNEVIGRVNSIFSILNVLMRVCFIMLFSAHFFGIGSNVVFAYFILSIFTAFSALMLLQQNRKQALA; translated from the coding sequence TTGCGATCTCATCGGCGCACGCTCTTTCTTCTTTTTACTGCTAACGGTATCTCGGGTTTTGCTCAAGGAATTACGATGCTAGCGGTGCCCTGGTATTTTGCCCAGCAAAGCATGTCGTCGCAGTTTAACTTACTGTACGGCATTATTACTTTCGTCACTCTGCTGTGGGGGTTAACTGCCGGAACAATCGTTGATCGCTTCAATCGCAAGAATGTTTTTCTGTTAACCAACACGGCTGAGGCCACTATCTTACTGTTGGTAGCCAGCTACGGCTTTTTCGCCGGAGAATTGTCTACCTGGCTCATCGTTGGGGTATTTGCGACCACTATTTTCGGGTTCTATCTTCACTATCCTAACTTATACGCCTTTGCCCATGAAATTAGTTCAGAAGGCGAATATACTAAAGTCACCTCAGCGATTGAAATTGTAGGCCAATCAACCAACGTACTGGCAGGAGCCTTTGCCGCCCTGCTTTTAGAAGGACTATCCTGGCATCCGGAATTGACTCTGCTAGGTCAGACCTACCATTTTTCACTTACCATTGAAGCGTGGAGTATGCACAAGATTTTTCTAATGGATGGCATCACCTATTTGCTATCAATTGGACTCATTAGTTTGATTCACTACATTCCTCGCTTCGAAGATAAAATTGAACGAGGGTCATTTATCAAACGGCTTCGCTCCGGGTTTCGCTATCTGCGCCAGCACCCCGCTATCTTCCGGTTTGGCTTTTTCTCTCACAGCATTTTCGTAATTATGCTGGTACAGCTCCACGCGCTTATGCCGCTCTATGTCTCCCAGTATTTAGGAGCAGGCGGTCACGTGTTCGGCGGGGCCGAAGTTCTCTACGGACTAGGTGCTCTTTCTGCGGGTATTGGAGTCGGACGCTTGTTTCGAGCAGTACATCCGGTATTGACCATTGCTGTGATGATGGCCATTACTACCGGGGCTTTATTGTTGAGTGCTACTACCCAGTCGGTAGGTATATTTTTAGGTGTAAGTCTATTAATTGGGTTTACTAATGCCGGAACCCGCGTAATTCGGTTGGCCTTTCTGTTCAAGTACATTCCGAACGAGGTGATTGGGCGCGTTAATAGTATTTTCAGTATCCTGAATGTGTTGATGCGGGTTTGTTTTATCATGCTATTTTCGGCCCACTTTTTCGGCATAGGTTCTAATGTAGTATTCGCCTACTTTATTCTCAGCATATTCACCGCCTTCTCGGCACTAATGTTGTTACAACAAAATAGAAAACAGGCCTTGGCGTAG
- a CDS encoding regulatory protein RecX, producing MTNDKGITTWKQQAKVKAAKYCAYQERTQQEVRDKLYSYGLYSDAVEEVLSDLISEGFVNEERFAQAFARGKFRSNKWGRIKIEMGLRQKGISDYCIRSGLREISEADYTDTLKALIQKKWNSLEGEDAYARKHKTARFVQGKGYESELVWRLLADLENS from the coding sequence TTGACAAACGATAAAGGAATAACAACGTGGAAGCAGCAGGCTAAGGTAAAAGCAGCAAAGTATTGTGCCTATCAGGAGCGTACTCAGCAAGAAGTGCGTGATAAACTTTACAGCTACGGACTCTATTCCGATGCAGTGGAAGAGGTACTATCTGACTTGATTAGTGAAGGGTTTGTAAACGAAGAACGCTTTGCCCAGGCATTTGCCCGAGGAAAATTTCGCAGTAACAAGTGGGGACGGATTAAAATAGAGATGGGGTTGCGCCAAAAGGGAATATCCGACTACTGTATTCGTAGTGGTTTGCGAGAAATTAGCGAAGCAGATTATACCGATACACTTAAAGCTTTAATTCAAAAAAAGTGGAACTCGCTGGAGGGTGAAGACGCTTACGCCCGTAAGCACAAGACCGCCCGCTTCGTACAGGGAAAAGGCTACGAATCAGAGCTAGTATGGAGGCTGCTGGCAGATTTAGAAAATAGCTAA
- a CDS encoding GAF domain-containing protein — MKFRSFIQEHSVLVAIFFTVALIGASSLFTFYGRYESKRFYTTKEQVETVSKRVDSIYLYMNDMDKSVRGYLVKPADHFLTTHNSAHTGLQRNFEKLRALLEKHQFANADGITEVEKSMNGYYNTLNEILAFKKQGNDASMFNLYGRDQGTEVWNNCRDYTNQVLAFEHSKYEEAKNRYNFYLDIAAILQIVLLLIGIPTLLYAIHQIRNQAAERRNLFNKLAESHRMYLFDNQVHHRKEKDSSLIGHLINDLKTAAGFVKRISQGDYSVTWEGINDSNREANKNNLTGALIQMREKMKAVKQKDQQRLWTTEGTSKIAEITRKHQKDPQTLADELLSYLVKYVDANQGGLFFLQEDKDIVPLLELVGCYAYDKKKHTDKVVKIGQGLVGQTYLEKKTLHLTKIPDQYVAITSGLGESTPNALLIVPLISNEEVLGVLELATFTSFQPYQIAFLEDVGEIIASVVANVRTNIKTKQLLDQSKENTEELQASEEEMRQNMEELQATQEEMQRKTQEYEAVIERQQAKIQELEGEGHTV, encoded by the coding sequence ATGAAATTTCGTTCTTTCATTCAAGAGCATAGTGTTCTTGTAGCGATCTTTTTCACTGTTGCCCTAATTGGTGCAAGCTCGCTGTTTACCTTTTACGGGCGTTACGAAAGTAAGCGTTTCTATACTACAAAAGAGCAGGTAGAAACAGTGAGTAAGCGAGTGGATAGTATCTATTTGTATATGAATGACATGGATAAATCAGTACGAGGCTACTTAGTAAAACCCGCTGATCATTTCCTTACAACCCACAACTCTGCACACACTGGCTTGCAGCGGAATTTTGAAAAGTTGCGAGCCTTATTAGAAAAACATCAGTTTGCTAATGCTGATGGCATAACGGAGGTAGAAAAATCTATGAATGGTTATTATAACACTCTGAACGAGATTTTAGCTTTCAAGAAGCAAGGTAACGACGCTAGTATGTTTAACCTCTACGGTCGGGATCAAGGCACTGAAGTATGGAATAACTGTCGAGATTACACCAATCAGGTACTAGCCTTTGAGCATTCTAAGTACGAAGAAGCTAAAAATCGCTATAATTTCTATCTGGATATCGCTGCTATCTTACAGATTGTACTATTACTTATCGGAATACCTACTTTACTATACGCTATTCACCAGATTAGAAACCAGGCGGCTGAACGCCGAAATCTTTTCAATAAGCTTGCTGAAAGCCACCGGATGTATTTATTCGACAATCAGGTGCATCACCGAAAAGAGAAGGATAGTAGCCTTATCGGCCACCTTATTAACGATCTTAAGACTGCGGCCGGCTTCGTTAAGAGAATATCACAGGGCGACTATTCCGTGACCTGGGAAGGTATCAATGATAGCAACCGGGAAGCCAATAAGAATAATTTAACGGGTGCTTTGATCCAGATGCGGGAGAAGATGAAAGCAGTGAAGCAAAAAGACCAGCAGCGATTATGGACTACCGAAGGTACTTCAAAGATAGCTGAAATCACTCGTAAGCATCAGAAAGACCCACAAACTTTGGCTGATGAATTACTATCCTATTTAGTAAAATATGTAGATGCCAACCAGGGCGGGCTCTTTTTTTTGCAGGAAGACAAAGATATTGTACCATTATTAGAGCTAGTTGGCTGCTATGCCTACGATAAAAAGAAGCATACTGATAAAGTGGTGAAGATCGGACAGGGGTTGGTAGGTCAGACATATTTGGAGAAAAAGACACTGCATCTTACTAAGATTCCTGACCAATATGTTGCAATTACTTCCGGATTGGGCGAGTCTACACCCAATGCACTATTAATCGTGCCCCTAATTTCTAACGAGGAAGTACTGGGGGTACTAGAATTAGCAACCTTTACCTCTTTCCAGCCCTATCAAATAGCGTTTTTAGAGGATGTTGGCGAAATTATTGCCTCAGTAGTAGCTAATGTGAGAACTAATATCAAGACGAAACAACTGCTTGATCAATCGAAGGAAAATACTGAAGAGCTTCAAGCATCGGAGGAAGAAATGCGTCAGAATATGGAAGAGTTGCAGGCTACCCAAGAAGAAATGCAGCGAAAAACACAGGAGTACGAAGCTGTGATTGAGCGACAGCAGGCAAAAATTCAAGAACTAGAAGGGGAAGGACATACTGTTTAA
- a CDS encoding 2-phosphosulfolactate phosphatase, with product MKTIEVCLTPELLHQHSIVEKVAVVVDVLRASSTMITAFAHGLERLMPVAYVEGCMALQRLDYLSAGERDGAKVEGFDFGNSPYDVMNGELKGKSLAMTTTNGTLAIEKSKSAKQLLIGAFLNLSALANRVKELDEDTLVLCAGWKGQMNLEDTLFAGALVAQLTNDFKIKGDSALAAQLLYENAQNDLYGVISQTSHAQRLNKLSADEDMRFCLKKDEYNVVPFLESEHLVIQSS from the coding sequence TTGAAAACAATAGAAGTTTGCCTAACCCCTGAATTATTACACCAGCACTCTATCGTAGAAAAAGTCGCGGTAGTGGTTGATGTGCTACGGGCCTCCTCGACAATGATTACGGCTTTTGCCCACGGCTTAGAACGACTAATGCCGGTCGCCTACGTGGAAGGTTGCATGGCATTACAGCGTCTAGACTACCTTTCGGCGGGGGAGCGAGATGGCGCAAAAGTAGAAGGATTCGATTTTGGCAATTCACCCTACGATGTAATGAACGGCGAGTTGAAAGGTAAATCACTGGCGATGACCACCACCAACGGAACACTGGCTATTGAAAAATCAAAGTCAGCAAAGCAGTTACTGATTGGAGCTTTTTTGAACTTAAGTGCTCTAGCCAATCGAGTTAAAGAGCTAGATGAAGATACGTTAGTGCTTTGTGCTGGGTGGAAAGGGCAGATGAACTTGGAAGATACTCTGTTTGCCGGAGCGTTGGTTGCTCAACTTACTAATGATTTCAAAATAAAAGGAGATTCAGCACTAGCGGCTCAGTTACTCTACGAGAACGCCCAAAACGACCTTTACGGAGTGATTTCGCAAACGTCACACGCCCAGCGACTTAATAAGTTATCGGCGGATGAGGATATGCGCTTCTGCCTGAAGAAAGATGAGTATAACGTAGTTCCATTTCTGGAGAGCGAGCATTTGGTAATTCAATCATCGTGA
- a CDS encoding RusA family crossover junction endodeoxyribonuclease produces the protein MREQFHYYNPDATVFDEDLYGIIIYFQQIRKDSNDPDADNISKPIWDSLIGECYNDDKVVRLRYAGVLTLSPNTATGLTLDDIDENIAEDFDELLSTGKSFVYIHIGILRSEHYKMKL, from the coding sequence GTGCGAGAACAATTTCATTACTACAATCCTGATGCCACTGTCTTTGATGAAGACTTGTACGGCATTATCATTTATTTTCAACAGATTAGGAAAGATAGTAATGATCCGGATGCCGATAATATTAGTAAGCCCATTTGGGATTCATTAATAGGTGAATGCTATAATGATGATAAAGTAGTAAGGTTGCGCTACGCGGGAGTACTTACTTTATCACCCAACACAGCGACAGGGTTAACGTTAGATGATATAGATGAGAACATCGCTGAAGACTTTGACGAACTGTTATCTACAGGAAAAAGTTTTGTTTATATTCACATTGGGATCTTGAGAAGTGAACATTACAAGATGAAGTTATGA
- the gcvT gene encoding glycine cleavage system aminomethyltransferase GcvT has product MEENLKKVALHDTHVKLGAKMVPFAGYQMPLRYSSDIEEHLAVRQSVGVFDVSHMGEFFVRGPKALDLVQRVTSNDATKLFDGKAQYSYLPNEDGGVIDDLLVYRLSEAEYMLVVNASNIEKDWNWIQHYNTEQVEMENASDRISLFAVQGPKATETLQKITDIKLDEMKFYTFQQGNIGGVDDIIISATGYTGAGGFELYVTNDQAEKLWNAIFEAGKPFDIKPIGLGARDTLRLEMGYCLYGNDIDDATCPIEAGLGWVTKFNKEFTNSVFLQGRKESGGENRLIGLVMVDRGIPRAGYELFNEQDEKIGRVTSGSQSPSLQKGIGLGYVEKTQAQPGSNIYVGVRNRRLKAEIMKPPFVTPTTN; this is encoded by the coding sequence ATGGAAGAAAATCTCAAAAAGGTTGCTTTACACGATACGCATGTGAAGCTAGGCGCGAAAATGGTACCCTTTGCCGGCTACCAAATGCCCCTTCGCTACAGTTCTGATATTGAAGAACATCTGGCGGTTCGCCAAAGTGTAGGAGTGTTTGATGTATCGCACATGGGCGAATTTTTTGTTCGCGGCCCCAAAGCCCTGGACTTGGTTCAGCGCGTGACCAGCAACGATGCTACTAAACTGTTTGACGGAAAAGCTCAGTACAGTTATCTACCGAACGAAGATGGGGGAGTCATTGATGACCTACTGGTGTACCGGCTTAGCGAAGCAGAATACATGCTGGTAGTGAACGCCTCCAATATTGAAAAAGACTGGAACTGGATTCAGCACTACAATACCGAACAAGTTGAAATGGAAAATGCTTCCGATCGTATTTCCCTCTTCGCGGTTCAAGGCCCTAAAGCAACCGAGACGCTACAGAAAATTACCGACATTAAGCTGGACGAGATGAAGTTTTACACTTTCCAGCAGGGAAATATTGGTGGGGTTGATGATATAATTATCTCCGCCACCGGCTACACCGGAGCAGGCGGGTTTGAATTGTACGTTACCAATGACCAAGCCGAAAAACTGTGGAACGCTATTTTTGAAGCGGGTAAGCCTTTTGACATCAAACCGATTGGCTTGGGTGCCCGGGATACACTGCGATTGGAAATGGGCTACTGCCTCTACGGTAACGATATTGATGATGCCACCTGCCCCATTGAAGCGGGCTTGGGCTGGGTGACCAAGTTTAATAAAGAATTTACCAACTCCGTTTTTCTCCAAGGAAGAAAAGAGTCAGGGGGAGAAAATAGACTTATTGGTTTAGTCATGGTAGACCGAGGCATCCCTCGGGCGGGCTACGAGCTGTTCAATGAGCAAGACGAAAAGATTGGTCGGGTAACCTCCGGCTCCCAATCACCCTCTTTGCAAAAAGGTATTGGTTTAGGGTACGTAGAAAAAACGCAGGCTCAGCCCGGTAGCAATATCTACGTAGGTGTCCGCAACCGTCGCCTCAAAGCTGAAATCATGAAACCACCCTTTGTTACCCCAACTACCAATTGA